In Enoplosus armatus isolate fEnoArm2 chromosome 12, fEnoArm2.hap1, whole genome shotgun sequence, the DNA window ctctttctgcgtCCCGcacagcctgacacacacacaaacaaacaaacccaaatgTATACTCTTGTGTGTATGCCCCGTAGTTCAAATAAAGCTTGTCAAACTACTCAATAAAATCATGTTACCCCCTAACTGAGACTCCACAATGCTCTGGCGTCGTGTGCTTACCTGCTTGCGTGCTTCCACGTCTGCAGAGTCCTCTATGAACCCCGTCTCCGTCTCTGTTTCTTCAAGTTCTTTCTCTGCGTTTTCCGGAAGAACGATCTCAAAGTCGTTTTtgggaacaggaagtgacatcaggCCCtgcctcagctgctgcaggctttCCCTTTGCTATgtgtgaggggagagagacaacagttaagtcattttatttgaatgctTATTAACTATTTTAGTCTCAATTTTGTTGGCTTTGTTTTAGTTGGTAACATTCAGTaaatacaacatactgtatggcATCAGAAAACTTAACTAAATTCCACATATTCAGAAGTGAGTGTGAgatgtgtatttacagtattacatGTGTGTAAGGAGTGTGTATTTACCAGGTGTTTAGCGTATGCAGGATCAGCTAGTTGCTCCTCACTGTTAATATTCAGTTTGTCTCTCAGTGGCGTGCGGAGGGGGGTCAAACCTGGGGTCACTGCCCCACGCGGGGTCATCGCTCCTCCAGCTTGAGGGGTCATGCCCTCTTGCCCCTGACCTCCTCCAGGGGTTCTGTTGGAGATGACGCGACCATGAACGTTAACATTTTCAGTCACTGTCATTTAAATGTACCGAGTTAGATCAGCACAGCGGCGATGGCGTCATTACCTGAATGGTGTACTGAGAACAGTGTTGGGTGTCTGGACCTGCTGCCGCTGAGGCGTCACTCCACTGAAGTCGCTCTCGTGCAGCGGCGTGTTGAGGCCTCCCTTCAGAGGGGTGTCGATGTTGGTCAGAGCCATCAAGTTCTGAGCTTcctaaagagacagacagacacaggtagTAAATATTTAACACTGAAGGTTTCTTAATATCCAAAGATGTTTATGTAAACTGTGTCTGATTATGTATTTTTGCACCAACATaagatttttactttttttaactCACACATATCAAAGAAAACATGTAAAGATTAGTTGAAATAGTCCTAAAAACTGCACATAAACAAACCTATTTTAGCATGAATCTCTGAATTTGGTTATCAAAGAGTTGTGACAGAGATGTATTTTATAGTTTACAGTTTTTAGTTCTGCACGATGTCCATATATACAAATCCACATAAAACATTATtgatacaaataaaatgcaatcatgtagtcaataaaataaaataaaatatatacgcCTGAAATGTACCTCACAAGTACTGGTTACCCGACTAGAAATAGACTTCTGTGCATTTGCAGTCTGTAAATAAGTACTCATATATTCAGCGTGTGTCTGTTACCTGCAGTATCCTGTCCTGGGCAGCAGGGGTACGGGGGGTACGTAGCCCCGTTGCCATGGTGTTGGTGACGCTGTACTCTGACAGGAGGGCTGAGGAGGCAGAGTTACCGCTTTCACTCTCCTCGGCAGCTTGACGGGCGACCTCGCTGGCAACACCCAATTTGACGACTTCTTCCAGCTCAGCATCACTGATCTATGGCGAATGTTAAAttagacataaataaatacagtatcttGTAAAAGTGGATCAATTAAAAATACTGTGTACTTCACATAAATCAAGAATATCTACAACAGGAAAAGTTTAGACCAGCTAGATGTGAGAGATTTATAGGACATCACAGTTAAAGTGGTACAGGTGTTGGTGTTTCGTGGTTACCTGTGGGGTCGGTAAAACCAGTTTGGAGCGTTTCTTGGTGAACTCAGCCACTCCACTGGTCTGCAGGATGGCGGAAGGGAGatcactctctttcttcttcttgatctTCTGTTtatccttctttctctccctctcctcttgctCACTACgcaaaacataaacacacacaagcggTTTATGAATGAACACCATGAGTTATAAACCgtatgtgtgtataaaatgttgTGTATAATGTTACTGACTTGCGTAGTTCTCCGTCCAAGTGCTGCTGTCTGAGTCGTTTGAAGTTTGGCTCCAGAGCGACGTACTGCTCCATGCTGGTGTCATAGAAACccttcaaataaacaaaattaaacaattaCAACATTAAATTGAGCTCAAatgctgtgctgttgttgtgggttctgttaaaatgaacaaaaagaaatgacagttAGTTTGTTACCTGTGCAGGTTTCTTTTCGAAGGGGATTTCAGCATTGTAGTCtactcctctcttcttcttcctcttcttctgaacaTCGATTCCTGCAGCTCTCAGCTCTCTGCGCTTCTGCAGAGCAGCCAACCGCCTGTAGCAGAAAATGAGGGACACTCAATTATGTCAGTTTTTTTGTACATGTCAGCAACTTTGTCCAGTATTTgtaaatactgtgtgtttgtgtgtgtgaatatgtacCTGGCTTCctccagctgtttctctctggcCTTCCTCTTGGCTTTCTTGCCCTGGGTATTGGCCAGTCGAGCCCTGGCCTCTGACAGCATCTCCAACTCATCTATAGatagtgagacagacagacatacacaatTAGTTTACTTTGTTAGGACAGATGGTTTGTAATGTAAAAGACACCTGTGAGAGCACATACGTAGATATTCAAAGGACCAGGGTATATTCTGTCTGTTGGATCAGATAAAGTTAAAACAAGTTCAGTCTCTCCATCACTGTtgtaaacatgttaacataccTTCATCCATGTCCACAGGGTCGGGTCTGGCAGGTTTAGTTTCAGGATTGGGATCGATCTCTCCTGGTTTTAACTTCCTGGGGTCATCTCCCACTTCTTCCTCATTGTCTCTTTGTGCTGCCTTGTctctaaacacacaaatacacataaattGTGAGATTTTCCAATAATCCTAACTCAATtgaaatacagtttataaatgagttttaaaatcatataaaacCGTACAGCAGGTATTCATAGTGCTCCAGACACTGGGCAGCAGTGCGTCCTATGATGGGAGCAATGGTCCTCCACTGAGTGGGCATCAGCTTGGCCAAATGaagcagcttctcctcctcttctctggaCCATTCTGTTTTCTTGATGCTGGGGTCCAACCACTcgtacctgcagacagacacaaagccGAGGTACAGGGGCTTTACTTAAACAGGTAATCTAATGGAGATCAAGAGACTTCAACAAACATAGCCAGTTACACACAAGTCCATGTGTACaaacaccagaaacacacagacatctctTAAAACTTCAAACGGTAGagttttagaaaatgtttgcaATGGAGTTTTTGTTATTGTCGTAACATGTCTTTGTATCCAGACTCACCATCTGGCTTTACACTGTTTGGCAGACTTGCGGTGCAGCAGGGAAGCGATACGAGACCACTGGTTTTTCCCATATTTCATCACCGCTGCCTTGAGGATCTCATCCTGGATAGACGGGAAGATTAGAAAGGAGACGGGCACAAAATCATAAGTATTATTTCGCCACGTCCAATTAGACCTAAATAACACTGATGAACAACAAGAGATACCTTCCATTATCACCGTGAGACAATCCCATTGCTGTCAATCAGTCTGACTGCTATTCTCACTTAACGTTAGCTCACTTGCTAACATTTGTAAAGTCTTACAGGCTGCAGTAATGCCTGCTAATGACGTAGCCATCTTTACTGACTAAATACGTTACTGTTTACACAACTTCTCACAAGCAGTAACTCTTTCGACATAGCTGACCGCAAATAAACTACATTTGCTAAGCGGGCTAAATCCCGTGAAGTGAGCAGCCAGCTTCATGCTAGCTCAGACTCATAGATTCACGCTTACTGGTTAGCATCATGCTAACGCAGCTAGCCATGTAAACACGTACCTCAGTGTTGCGCCAGACGCCTCCTTTTATCATAATTCGCGGCATCTTCACGGCTTGTTGCTCTCTCCTCCCGCAGTAAAGCTGTTACAACTGACTCTCAACCAGTTGTGAAGATAAGTGGCGTTCACAATGTACACTCAAACAAAATCCAACACGGAGAAATGCGAGGGACCAACGAACGTGCACAACACCGGAAACTTGTGTTCCAGAATTCAACGAGTCCGCCgaaatgcattgtgggtattATTCCACAAGTGTTGTGAGGAAATCTGTTCCCCCCCAGTCGATTAGTGTTTCCGCTTTGCTGCAACCTGAGTCCAAATGTATTCCTTTCTCCAATCAGTCGTTTTGTGCGATGtttaaactaaaccaaaccTCACCTTAATCACAACCAGCTATCTCTCCGACGCCTACCCGCAACCCAACACGGGCTCAACCACTGAGGGCGACGGTTTCAGGGGACACTATTCGAGGGGGAACAGACTAATTGCCACAACGAGCGGTTACACGGTAGTAGTCCAACAGCAGTTATATTCCTGGCTAATGTGGTTGTTGGTGTACTAGGAATAATACACAGGACTTCGTCGCATCGTTTAATTGTAATTCGCTTAATGTAATGTTCTATAACGCTCACCAGGGAGCCTCGACTGTGTTATTGAACCTCAATTGTCAAATGCAATAGCGCCCCCTTACGGTTGTAGATTATACCTGCCCTTGCGGATACATTTGCTCAGACCTACGcagtattaaaaaaatacagtttacacAGAGTATTTAGACCAATATTTAGGATTTCATTCCAACTAAAGACTCCACGTATGTCACTAATCAAAAGCACTCCATACCTAAGCAACGAGatagtttttattttaccatGATGTTATGATTTAGAGTTGCTTGCCTACAGTTTCTTGGTGAGGAGGTTAAAGGTGCATGCGTACCCCGAAACTCCCCATCTATATaaccttaaaaaaaaccctTAAATATAGAAAAGGCGCAAGTAATTTTAAGGGATAAAACAACCCCTTTTTGTACTAAAATCAAGCATCCATTAACTCCAGATTGATGTTGTACTCTGGGAACTGCCATTGGTGCAGCATGACATCATGGCCTGCTAGTTGTTGCAGTAAACAAAGTGCATTCAGT includes these proteins:
- the cdc5l gene encoding cell division cycle 5-like protein is translated as MPRIMIKGGVWRNTEDEILKAAVMKYGKNQWSRIASLLHRKSAKQCKARWYEWLDPSIKKTEWSREEEEKLLHLAKLMPTQWRTIAPIIGRTAAQCLEHYEYLLDKAAQRDNEEEVGDDPRKLKPGEIDPNPETKPARPDPVDMDEDELEMLSEARARLANTQGKKAKRKAREKQLEEARRLAALQKRRELRAAGIDVQKKRKKKRGVDYNAEIPFEKKPAQGFYDTSMEQYVALEPNFKRLRQQHLDGELRNEQEERERKKDKQKIKKKKESDLPSAILQTSGVAEFTKKRSKLVLPTPQISDAELEEVVKLGVASEVARQAAEESESGNSASSALLSEYSVTNTMATGLRTPRTPAAQDRILQEAQNLMALTNIDTPLKGGLNTPLHESDFSGVTPQRQQVQTPNTVLSTPFRTPGGGQGQEGMTPQAGGAMTPRGAVTPGLTPLRTPLRDKLNINSEEQLADPAYAKHLQRESLQQLRQGLMSLPVPKNDFEIVLPENAEKELEETETETGFIEDSADVEARKQAVRDAEREKELKLRHTAVQRNLPRPTEVNESVLRPASMEQLLDLQLAEELIKQEMITMLHHDCLHHPSANAASQPQRGKTRGPASTSNNASHIAYLDTHSYKPVSTEEMEQAKAVLATEMEVVKAGMGHGDLSMEAYSQVWEECYGQVLYLPAQNRYTRANLASKKDRIESLEKKLDVNRGHMTAEARKAAKLEKKLKILLGGFQSRALGLLKQHSELWEQVEQSATELQTFTQLKKQEDTAIPRRKEALREDVERQMERERELQQRYGELLMEREALHNSAQKY